The sequence below is a genomic window from Longimicrobiales bacterium.
CTCGGTCCGCGTTTCAGATCGTGAGAACCTCGCCGAGCAGGCGCTCCTGAAGCACGAACATCGGACTCTCATTCGGCTCGGCGCCATCGGGATGATCGTGTCCGAGCACATGGAGGGTGCCGTGGATGGCCAGGCGCGCCAGCTCGTCACTCAAGCTAATCCCGAGTTCAGTAGATTGCCGAGTCGCCTGGTCGAAGCCGAGGTAGACGTCTCCCATGAGAGCTTCCTCGTCCAGCGAAAAGGCGATGACATCAGTTGTCCGATCCCGATCGAGATATTCGCGATTCATTTCACGGATCCCGGGGTCGTCCAGCAGGGTGATGCTCACCTCGCCCCCATCTACTCCTGCGTCGATCAGTGCATGCGCCACCGCTCGCTCGAGAAGTGCGTCGTCGACACCCGGGAAGTTCCCGGTGTTGACGACGACTTCGAACTCATTCACCGGGGACGATCAACTCTCTTCGGATTTCCGGTCGACTGCAGTCACCGTAACGCCAGCCTCAAAGGGCTCTGCCTCGGTATCGTCCTCGGCGGCCGCCTGATCTGCCCCGTTCTTCTGATCTGTGAGATGCCGCGTCTCCGGATACTCAATTCTTCGGTGCACGACCCCGCCCAGAATTTTCACGAACTGCTCCTTCACGCGGGCGACCTCCTCGAGCGTCAGAGGTGCTTCATTGAGCTGGCCGTCCGCGATCTTACCTTCCACGACCATGTTGATCAGGTCTCGGATCCGGTCAGAGGTCGGGTCCTCCATGGCACGGGCCGCAGACTCACAAGAATCGGCCAGCATGACGATCGCGGCCTCTTTCGACTGAGGCTTCGGTCCCGGATAGCAAAAACGGGCCGGATCAACATCACCGTCTGCTTCTTCAAGCGCCTTCTGGTAGAAGAAGCCGACCCTCTGCGTGCCGTGATGCTCAAGAATGAACTGAGTGACGACCGCAGGGACCTTCGCCTCTCGGGCC
It includes:
- the ybeY gene encoding rRNA maturation RNase YbeY; protein product: MNEFEVVVNTGNFPGVDDALLERAVAHALIDAGVDGGEVSITLLDDPGIREMNREYLDRDRTTDVIAFSLDEEALMGDVYLGFDQATRQSTELGISLSDELARLAIHGTLHVLGHDHPDGAEPNESPMFVLQERLLGEVLTI